GTGTGGCACGCCGTGTCGGTTGCGCCCCCACTTCTCCGCGGCACGGGTAAGCAGCCGGTCTTTCAAGTCCTGGCTCATCCCCTTTGCCCAGTCGCCACCCTGATGTTGATCATTGGCCAGAATATAGGCGTGGCCGTTCAGGTTTTCGATCACTTTGAGCCCTGTGGCTTCGGCTCCGGCGGGCAGACTCAGGATGCGCGCGAGTTTTTTCGTGTCCACGTTATATGCCCAGACAAAGTTGTTCACGTGCATGGTGGAGTCCTCACCGATGAACAACGTGCGCATGCGTTCGGAAAAGAACAGGTTATCGGGATTGGCGATCGCCTCCGGATCGGCAGTGTTGCCCAGGTTGTCCACCGCGATGGATCGCCCCAGGAGCGCAGGCTCTACGTAGGCGCGCACCGGTACATATTCAGAATCGATCGGTTGGCCTTCGCTATCCTTCTGCCCAACAGCCAGCTCGAAGGTATAGGTGGCCCCCGCCAGATTCTCTTTGAGGCGGATGTGATCCACCGGCCCGCCGTCATTGGCCTTCATCGAACCTTGGATGGCACTCACGGCATAGTAGAGTTTCTTGCCGACATGATCGATCGCCACGCCTTCCCCTTTGCTGAACTCCGTGGTCGCGCCAAGATAGGCCGCGTAGCGCCGGGTTTCCAGGAAGGCCGCTGCCTGCTCCATTCCCGGTTTGAGTTTGAGCCAGACCGTTTCGGCGGAGCCGGCACGGATGGGCACGAAGCCGGGTTGCTCGCTCATGGCAATTTCGAAGATGTCTTCTGCTTTGATGCCTGATTCGATCAATGCCCTGATTTCCCCATGGCTGGCCGTCCCCAGCCGGATCCACTGGATATTGGCGCTGCCACCATCGGCGCCGTCGGGGGCAGTCTGCAGCCATTTCGCCGCGTAGAGCGTGCCACCGGCACCCGGGTCGTTTCGCCGCTGCCCGACGAACATGAACAGGCCCACGTAGGTCCCATCGTCACCGTAAAACGCCGTGCGCCCATCCTTGGCGAATTGCGCCATTTCCCAGCTCCCGCGGCCCATCTGATAATGCTTGACGACGCGCTGGCTGCCATCGCTTCCCAGCGCAAGCTCCACGTGATAGCCGTAACGGTAAGGATTGGCTTGCTTTTGCCCGCGGAAATAGACCTCGTTCATCGCCTTTAGGCCAGCCTGGGTTTTCTTGTAGCCCTTCTCCGTCGGCAGGAAGAACAGATCGTAGTCTTCTTCGCCCGCGAGATGCGTATTCCACGGCGTTTGCGAAGCGTTGCAGAAAATCCAGCCTCCTTCGACCGATGACAAATCCACCGGCCATTGTTTCTTCAGCGCCAGATGGCCGCTCTTGCGGTCTTGCGTTAGCTCGGAGACGGTCATCGGCATCGGCATGCGCGCATACCAATCCTGCGCCTTCCTGGCCTCTCGCCCATCGGTCAGCACGTCGTCGTACTCCCAGTTTGTGGTGAGGAACAGCTTGCCGCCAACAGTGAGCAGGGTATTGCCATCCGGGGTCTCGGCAAGCGCTCGATCGCCCGTCGGCTCGAGCACGGGGTTCATCTGGAAATCATAGATTTGCCCGGCGGCATACTTGCGACCCTTGACCGACGAGACGAGATCGGTGTTCTTGAACAGCGTCACATAGGTGAGTGGATACGCGCGGGACTTGCCGTTGGCGAACTTGATTTGCGCCACCGACCGGGTGTAGGTGATGAGCCTTTCGTCGTCCGTCTGCGGGGCGGGTGTGTGGGAGAATTCCACCGCTACGGGACGCGCGCCGCCCGCAGCGATGCCCGCCGGTGCCGTCATCGCAAACAGCACGCTAAGCAGGGCGGAAGCCAGTGGTGGGTTGCGGCTGATCATAAAATCCTCCAGGGAAAGCAGATTTGCCACCGTCCCCGTGCGCAACATGGCGGTCATCAGCATGCCAGGAAGGCCGGGACGCACCTCCTGCCCGCAACGTCCACGACTCGGAACAATCGTCTGCGGCAGGCAGAACATCTTGCTGCCTTCTCGTGACAGGCCCATGACGCATGCTGGGGATCGACCGTGGTCCCCGTTGGGCAAGGTTTCACGGGCAGCGTACCGGCACGGGCGTGGTGAGCACGATGCCCTCGGTGCTCACCTGGGCGCGGCAAGCGAAGGCCTCCACGCCAGCAGCCAGCACTTCACGCAGGGCGCGGCCGTAGGCCGGATCGATGTCGTCGGCCGGACGCACTTCCTGCACGTCCGCCCGCTGGACACAAAAGAAGATCACGCCGCGGTTGCCCAGCGCGACCAGGCGGGCCAGATCGCGCAGGTGCTTTTCGCCGCGGCGGGTGACCGCGTCCGGAAACAGAGCGACGCCCGCCCCCCTCTTGGCGGTGACGTTCTTCACTTCCACGTAGCAGTCGGGCAGCCCCGGGCCGCTCAAAAGCAGATCGATGCGGGAGCCTTGGCATCGCACCTCGCGCCGGAACTGGGTATAGCCCGCAAGCCCGGCGGGACAACCTGCGCGAATGGCTTCCTCCACCAGGCGGTTGCTCCGACCAGTGTGAACGCCCACTAAGACACCCGGTGCCGCTTCGACAAGTTCCAACGTGTAGGCGAGGCGACGCGCGGGGTTGTC
This genomic stretch from Thiobacter sp. AK1 harbors:
- a CDS encoding PhoX family protein; its protein translation is MTAMLRTGTVANLLSLEDFMISRNPPLASALLSVLFAMTAPAGIAAGGARPVAVEFSHTPAPQTDDERLITYTRSVAQIKFANGKSRAYPLTYVTLFKNTDLVSSVKGRKYAAGQIYDFQMNPVLEPTGDRALAETPDGNTLLTVGGKLFLTTNWEYDDVLTDGREARKAQDWYARMPMPMTVSELTQDRKSGHLALKKQWPVDLSSVEGGWIFCNASQTPWNTHLAGEEDYDLFFLPTEKGYKKTQAGLKAMNEVYFRGQKQANPYRYGYHVELALGSDGSQRVVKHYQMGRGSWEMAQFAKDGRTAFYGDDGTYVGLFMFVGQRRNDPGAGGTLYAAKWLQTAPDGADGGSANIQWIRLGTASHGEIRALIESGIKAEDIFEIAMSEQPGFVPIRAGSAETVWLKLKPGMEQAAAFLETRRYAAYLGATTEFSKGEGVAIDHVGKKLYYAVSAIQGSMKANDGGPVDHIRLKENLAGATYTFELAVGQKDSEGQPIDSEYVPVRAYVEPALLGRSIAVDNLGNTADPEAIANPDNLFFSERMRTLFIGEDSTMHVNNFVWAYNVDTKKLARILSLPAGAEATGLKVIENLNGHAYILANDQHQGGDWAKGMSQDLKDRLLTRAAEKWGRNRHGVPHWRLEAQVGYIGGLPGF
- the sfsA gene encoding DNA/RNA nuclease SfsA, which translates into the protein MRFATRLLPGTLIARYQRFFADVRLDSGETVTAHCPNTGSMLGCQTPGLRVWLSRADNPARRLAYTLELVEAAPGVLVGVHTGRSNRLVEEAIRAGCPAGLAGYTQFRREVRCQGSRIDLLLSGPGLPDCYVEVKNVTAKRGAGVALFPDAVTRRGEKHLRDLARLVALGNRGVIFFCVQRADVQEVRPADDIDPAYGRALREVLAAGVEAFACRAQVSTEGIVLTTPVPVRCP